In the Gymnogyps californianus isolate 813 chromosome 3, ASM1813914v2, whole genome shotgun sequence genome, one interval contains:
- the C3H6orf118 gene encoding uncharacterized protein C6orf118 homolog: protein MTERNEFPAEYERARKMKRFSGNFCSSILLLPAQAEPSCPKNRRPQSPVTSVGASADFSAPLEMLKLKALKKKVDEGTDGLHMHLKRDKLDVSEIMVLKNKPVNNSRQCVVELAKEEYQFIPSYLAGITKTEQFNKFLHFQKEFIAKHEPLQNDFTGSKVSEQHERKLAKELQKICGCHPLHFKQLQVVEEVFEDIYNSSLIFGDILKEIEAVKAQVKGMEKKPSKAPGIQALGKDVQVLMKKASTALEKTKELKNELEMALWISQTPEDKTETCSRHETKRIAQKPFSVSEQLESMRCKVLDKWEEMNILETEKKETMVYAGMVDIMENNLKEIEEVEGNITEILDKLRITQENQR from the exons atgacagaaagaaatgaattcCCAGCTGAATATGAGAGAGCAAGGAAGATGAAAAGATTTTCAGGTAACTTTTGTTCCAGCATCCTTCTGCTTCCAGCACAGGCTGAACCTTCCTGCCCTAAAAACAGACGTCCACAGTCACCTGTGACCAGTGTTGGTGCCTCAGCAGATTTTTCTGCTCCACTGGAAATGTTAAAGTTGAAAGCgcttaaaaagaaagtagaCGAGGGAACTGACGGACTCCATATGCATCTCAAAAGAGATAAGTTAGATGTGTCAGAGATTATGgtgctgaaaaacaaaccagttaATAACAGCCGACAGTGTGTTGTGGAGCTTGCCAAGGAGGAATACCAGTTCATACCTTCATACCTGGCTGGTATAACTAAAACTGAACAGTTTAACAAGTTCCTACATTTCCAGAAGGAGTTCATAGCAAAGCATGAACCATTGCAGAATGATTTCACAGGGAGCAAAGTATCAGAGCAGCACGAAAGAAAGCTGGCTAAG GAGCTCCAGAAAATCTGTGGCTGTCATCCCCTCCATTTCAAGCAACTACAGGTTGTTGAGGAAGTATTTGAAGATATATATAACAGCTCTCTGATATTTGGTGATATTCTGAAGGAAATTGAG GCTGTGAAGGCTCAGGTcaaagggatggaaaaaaagccttcaaaggCTCCAGGAATACAGGCACTTGGGAAAGATGTGCAGGTTCTCATGAAGAAAGCCAGTACTGCTctggaaaaaaccaaaga actgaaaaatgaattagaaaTGGCGCTATGGATAAGCCAGACTCCAGAAGATAAAACAG AAACCTGCAGCAGACATGAGACAAAGAGGATAGCACAAAaaccattttctgtttctgaacagcTTGAATCTATGAGGTGTAAAGTTCTTGATAAATGGGAGGAAATGAACATACTAGagactgagaagaaagaaacaatggTTTATGCTGGGATGGTGGATATCATGGAAAACAATCTTAAAGAAATAGAG